The Coffea arabica cultivar ET-39 chromosome 9e, Coffea Arabica ET-39 HiFi, whole genome shotgun sequence genome has a window encoding:
- the LOC140014690 gene encoding probable aspartyl protease At4g16563 produces MMEPLREIGDGYLISLNVGNPPQTIQVYMDTGSDLTWVPCGNLTFNCIDCDDNKNRNIMASFSPFSSSSSIRDSCSSLFCIDIHSSDNSYDPCTVAGCSLVTLLKSTCYRPCPSFAYTYGEGVVSGILTRDTLRVHASSPAGASREIPKFCFGCIGTTYREPIGIAGFGKGPLSLPSQLGFLQKGFSYCFLSFKFANDPNISSPLIVGDQAISSKEHMQFTPMLKCPVYPNFYYIGLEAISVSNITSTEVPLSLREFDSLGNGGMLIDSGTTYTHLPKPLYTNLLTVLQSMTTYPRATETEMRSGFDLCYRIPCPKNNTLEDDLPSITFHLLNNVTLALPHGNSFYAMAAPVNYTVVKCLLFQSMDDNVYGPAGIFGSFQQQNMEVVYDLEKERIGFQPTDCALAAASQGLRKV; encoded by the coding sequence ATGATGGAGCCCTTGAGGGAAATCGGAGATGGATACCTGATATCTCTCAATGTTGGCAACCCTCCACAAACCATCCAAGTTTACATGGATACTGGGAGTGATCTCACTTGGGTACCCTGTGGGAATCTCACTTTCAATTGCATCGATTGCGACGATAACAAGAACAGAAACATCATGGCTagtttctctcctttttcttcctcttcatccATCAGAGATTCTTGTTCAAGCCTTTTTTGCATTGACATCCATAGCTCTGATAACTCCTATGACCCCTGCACTGTAGCTGGTTGCTCTCTGGTGACCCTACTAAAATCCACCTGTTATAGACCATGCCCTTCATTTGCTTATACATATGGAGAAGGGGTTGTTTCTGGGATTTTGACTAGGGATACCCTAAGAGTCCATGCAAGCAGCCCTGCTGGTGCATCTAGGGAAATTCCCAAGTTTTGTTTTGGTTGTATTGGAACCACTTATAGAGAGCCTATAGGAATCGCTGGATTTGGTAAGGGTCCACTCTCACTTCCTTCACAGTTAGGTTTCCTCCAAAAGGGTTTTTCTTATTGTTTCTTGTCTTTCAAGTTTGCTAACGACCCTAATATTTCAAGTCCATTAATAGTAGGAGATCAAGCTATTTCCTCTAAAGAACACATGCAATTCACCCCAATGTTGAAGTGTCCCGTGTACCCTAACTTCTACTACATTGGCTTGGAGGCAATATCTGTGAGCAATATTACCTCAACTGAAGTCCCTTTGAGCTTGAGAGAGTTCGATTCGCTCGGTAATGGTGGCATGTTGATTGATTCAGGAACAACATATACTCATCTTCCTAAGCCTCTCTACACAAACCTCCTCACTGTTCTCCAATCCATGACAACTTACCCTAGAGCAACAGAGACAGAAATGAGGAGTGGGTTCGATCTTTGCTATCGAATTCCATGTCCCAAAAATAATACTCTTGAAGATGATCTTCCATCAATCACTTTCCATCTCTTGAATAATGTAACTCTTGCATTACCCCACGGCAATAGCTTTTATGCCATGGCTGCACCAGTGAACTACACTGTAGTGAAATGTCTGTTGTTTCAAAGCATGGATGATAATGTATATGGACCAGCTGGAATTTTTGGTAGCTTTCAGCAGCAAAATATGGAAGTTGTGTATGACttggagaaagaaagaattgGTTTTCAACCAACTGATTGTGCCTTAGCTGCTGCTTCACAAGGTCTGCGAAAAGTGTAG
- the LOC113710587 gene encoding ras-related protein RABF2b, whose protein sequence is MASSGNKSINAKLVLLGDVGAGKSSLVLRFVKGQFIEFQESTIGAAFFSQTVAVNDATVKFEIWDTAGQERYHSLAPMYYRGAAAAIIVYDITNPASFERAKKWVLELQAQGNSNMVMALAGNKADLADSRKVTTEATQAYAQENGLFFMETSAKAATNVNDIFYEIAKRLPRLQPAANPSGMVLMDRPADRVANSSCCS, encoded by the exons GTGCTTCTGGGAGACGTTGGAGCTGGAAAGTCTAGTTTAGTGTTGCGTTTCGTTAAGGGACAGTTTATTGAATTTCAG GAATCAACTATAGGGGCTGCTTTTTTCTCACAAACTGTGGCTGTAAATGATGCAACCGTTAAGTTTGAAATATGGGATACAGCAGGGCAAGAGAGATACCACAGTCTCGCTCCAATGTACTACAGAGGAGCTGCTGCTGCCATAATTGTATACGATATAACAAATCCA GCTTCATTTGAACGGGCAAAAAAGTGGGTCTTGGAGCTTCAAGCTCAAG GCAACTCAAACATGGTGATGGCTCTAGCTGGGAATAAAGCAGACTTAGCAGATTCAAGGAAGGTGACTACAGAGGCAA CTCAAGCGTATGCACAGGAGAATGGGCTTTTCTTTATGGAAACATCAGCAAAAGCTGCAACCAACGTCAATGATATTTTCTATGAAATAG CCAAGAGATTGCCTCGCCTGCAGCCCGCTGCAAATCCATCAGGCATGGTTCTCATGGATAGACCAGCAGACAGAGTGGCTAATTCTTCTTGTTGTTCTTAG